A genomic segment from Rhodospirillum centenum SW encodes:
- the metF gene encoding methylenetetrahydrofolate reductase: MSLADLVDAVAPPKPLLESPSGLRVSFEFFPPKTEKMQESLWQSIHRLAPLGPAFVSVTYGAGGSTRERTHATVTAIQAETGIPAAAHLTCVAATQEEIDAVARAYWDAGIRHIVALRGDPPPRPDGTGGLGGTGYQPHPGGYAYAADLVAGLKRVADFEISVACFPEVHPEARSAEDDLDNLRRKVDAGACRAISQFFFDPDAFLRFRDKAAARGIDIPLVPGVMPIMNFAKAVEMGGKCNCAVPAWMTDLFDGLDETPETRQLVAATVAVEQCRYLEREGVKQFHFYTLNRAELTVAICHMLGVRAKRPPTA; encoded by the coding sequence ATGAGCCTCGCAGACCTCGTGGATGCCGTGGCCCCCCCGAAGCCGCTTCTGGAGTCGCCCTCCGGCCTCCGCGTCAGTTTCGAGTTCTTCCCGCCGAAGACGGAGAAGATGCAGGAGTCGCTGTGGCAGTCCATTCACCGGCTGGCACCGCTGGGCCCGGCCTTCGTCTCCGTCACCTACGGGGCCGGCGGCTCGACGCGCGAGCGCACGCACGCCACCGTCACCGCCATCCAGGCGGAGACGGGGATTCCGGCCGCCGCGCATCTGACCTGCGTCGCCGCCACGCAAGAGGAGATCGACGCCGTCGCCCGCGCCTACTGGGATGCCGGCATCCGCCACATCGTCGCCCTGCGCGGCGACCCGCCGCCGCGCCCCGACGGCACGGGCGGGCTGGGCGGCACCGGCTACCAGCCGCATCCGGGCGGCTACGCCTATGCCGCCGACCTGGTCGCCGGCCTGAAGCGGGTGGCGGACTTCGAGATTTCCGTCGCCTGCTTCCCCGAGGTGCATCCGGAGGCGCGCAGCGCCGAGGACGATCTCGACAATCTCCGGCGCAAGGTCGATGCCGGCGCCTGCCGTGCCATCAGCCAGTTCTTCTTCGACCCCGATGCCTTCCTGCGCTTCCGCGACAAGGCGGCGGCGCGCGGCATCGACATCCCGCTGGTGCCCGGGGTCATGCCGATCATGAACTTCGCCAAGGCGGTGGAGATGGGCGGCAAGTGCAACTGCGCCGTTCCCGCCTGGATGACCGACCTGTTCGACGGGCTGGACGAGACGCCGGAGACGCGCCAGCTCGTCGCCGCCACCGTGGCGGTGGAGCAGTGCCGCTATCTGGAGCGGGAAGGGGTGAAGCAGTTCCACTTCTACACCCTGAACCGGGCCGAACTGACGGTCGCCATCTGCCACATGCTCGGGGTCCGGGCGAAGCGCCCGCCGACGGCGTGA
- a CDS encoding ArsR/SmtB family transcription factor: MEFLLNALKAAAEPTRLRMLALCAHGELSVSELTQILGQSQPRVSRHLKLLCEAGLLDRFREGIWAYFRLAERGPCAELAHTLVDAIPGDDPTLALDLERLETIRRARREAAAQYFRENAARWHEIRSLHVPEREVEEMLLRLVPTEGVQDLLDIGTGTGRMLELFGPRVGRAIGVDSSREMLAVARVNLERAGLRNCQVRLGDMYQLPLPSQSFDAIIVHQVLHYAEEPSDVLYEASRLLRPGGVLVAVDFARHEQEVLRSEHAHRRLGFDDAEVAGWLAQAGLLPGPVVHLPGDPLTVTIWRAVRPADPGVVAVPETPIEFVSGALS; encoded by the coding sequence ATGGAGTTCCTGCTGAACGCGCTGAAGGCGGCGGCCGAGCCGACCCGGCTGCGCATGCTGGCGTTGTGCGCCCATGGCGAACTGTCGGTCAGCGAGCTGACCCAGATCCTGGGCCAGAGCCAGCCGCGCGTCTCCCGCCATCTCAAGCTGCTCTGCGAGGCCGGGCTGCTGGACCGCTTCCGGGAGGGCATCTGGGCCTATTTCCGGCTGGCGGAGCGCGGCCCCTGCGCCGAGCTGGCGCACACGCTGGTGGACGCGATCCCCGGCGACGACCCGACGCTGGCCCTGGATCTGGAGCGGCTGGAGACGATCCGGCGGGCCCGGCGCGAGGCCGCGGCCCAGTATTTCCGGGAGAACGCCGCCCGCTGGCACGAGATCCGGTCGCTGCACGTCCCCGAGCGGGAGGTGGAGGAGATGCTGCTGCGCCTCGTCCCCACGGAGGGGGTGCAGGACCTGCTGGACATCGGCACCGGCACCGGCCGCATGCTGGAGCTGTTCGGTCCCCGCGTCGGCCGCGCCATCGGCGTGGACAGCAGCCGCGAGATGCTGGCCGTGGCGCGGGTGAACCTGGAGCGGGCGGGCCTGCGCAACTGTCAGGTCCGGCTGGGCGACATGTACCAGCTTCCGCTGCCCTCCCAGAGCTTCGACGCCATCATCGTGCATCAGGTGCTGCACTATGCGGAGGAGCCGTCGGACGTGCTCTATGAGGCGTCGCGCCTGCTGCGGCCCGGCGGCGTGCTGGTGGCGGTGGACTTCGCCCGCCATGAGCAGGAGGTGCTGCGCAGCGAGCATGCGCACCGCCGCCTGGGCTTCGACGATGCCGAGGTGGCGGGCTGGCTGGCCCAGGCGGGGCTGCTGCCGGGCCCCGTCGTCCACCTGCCCGGCGACCCGCTGACCGTCACCATCTGGCGCGCGGTACGCCCGGCCGACCCGGGCGTCGTCGCCGTTCCCGAAACCCCGATCGAATTCGTGTCCGGAGCCCTGTCATGA
- the metH gene encoding methionine synthase: MTTDSTTPRTALFVNVGERTNVTGSARFKKLILEGNFEAALDVAREQVANGAQVIDVNMDEAMLDSEAAMVRFLRLIASEPDIARVPVMIDSSKWSVIEAGLKNVQGKPIVNSISLKEGEEPFIEHARKIRRYGAAVVVMAFDEKGQADTRDRKVEICRRSYDILVNRVGFPAEDIIFDPNVFAVATGIEEHNNYAVDFIEAARLIRRACPGCHISGGLSNVSFSFRGNNAVRAAMHSVFLYHAIPAGMDMGIVNAGELPVYDEIPAELRERVEDVILNRRPDATDRLLEVADKYKGGAAKKEADLSWRQQDVRARLTHALVHGIDEYIDTDVEEARRQADRPLSVIEGPLMDGMNVVGDLFGAGKMFLPQVVKSARVMKKAVAYLLPFIEEEKAAAGGGGGSDSAGRVLMATVKGDVHDIGKNIVGVVLQCNNFEVVDLGVMVPCAKILEEARRHKVDIIGLSGLITPSLDEMVFVAKEMAREGFDIPLLIGGATTSKVHTAVKIDPHYAGPVVHVLDASRAVGVAQNLLSADAKTGYAGGIKADYARMREAHERNQYGRARLSLADARANRFSPDWSAYAPVRPAAPGVTVFEDYDLAELATRIDWKFFFEAWELAGSFPAILDDEIVGESARGLFKDAQVMLQRIIGEKWLTARGVIGLFPANSVGDDVEIYTDESRTTVLTRLHFLRQQMAREPGRERAHLCLADFIAPKQSGVPDWIGSFAVTAGHGLEERARAFEAAHDDYNAILLKALGDRLAEAFAERMHERVRREFWAYAPDETLSNEELIAEAYRGIRPAPGYPACPDHTEKATLWRLLDAEKAAGISLTETFAMMPTAAVSGWYIAHPEAKYFGLGKIERDQVADYARRKGMEVAAMERWLAPNLNYDPDADARAAAAPAAA; the protein is encoded by the coding sequence ATGACCACCGACAGCACCACCCCCCGCACCGCCCTCTTCGTCAATGTCGGCGAGCGCACCAACGTCACCGGCTCGGCCAGGTTCAAGAAGCTGATCCTGGAAGGCAACTTCGAGGCGGCGCTGGACGTCGCGCGCGAGCAGGTGGCGAACGGCGCCCAGGTCATCGACGTCAACATGGACGAGGCGATGCTGGACAGCGAGGCGGCGATGGTCCGCTTCCTGCGCCTGATCGCCAGCGAGCCGGACATCGCCCGCGTGCCGGTGATGATCGACAGCTCGAAGTGGAGCGTCATCGAGGCCGGGCTGAAGAACGTCCAGGGCAAGCCCATCGTCAACTCCATCTCCCTCAAGGAGGGGGAGGAGCCGTTCATCGAGCACGCCCGGAAGATCCGGCGCTACGGCGCGGCCGTCGTCGTCATGGCCTTCGACGAGAAGGGACAGGCCGACACCCGCGACCGCAAGGTCGAGATCTGCAGGCGCAGCTACGACATCCTGGTCAACCGGGTCGGCTTCCCGGCCGAGGACATCATCTTCGATCCCAACGTCTTCGCCGTGGCGACGGGCATCGAGGAGCACAACAACTACGCCGTCGATTTCATCGAGGCGGCCCGCCTGATCCGGCGCGCATGCCCCGGCTGCCACATCTCCGGCGGCCTGTCGAACGTGTCCTTCAGCTTCCGCGGCAACAACGCCGTGCGCGCGGCGATGCATTCGGTGTTCCTCTACCACGCCATCCCGGCCGGCATGGACATGGGCATCGTCAACGCGGGCGAACTGCCGGTCTATGACGAGATCCCGGCCGAGCTGCGCGAGCGGGTCGAGGACGTGATCCTGAACCGCCGGCCGGACGCCACCGACCGGCTGCTGGAGGTGGCCGACAAGTACAAGGGCGGCGCCGCGAAGAAGGAGGCCGACCTGTCCTGGCGCCAGCAGGACGTGCGGGCGCGGCTGACCCATGCGCTGGTCCACGGCATCGACGAGTACATCGACACCGACGTGGAGGAGGCCCGCCGGCAGGCGGACCGACCCCTGTCCGTGATCGAGGGGCCGCTGATGGACGGCATGAACGTCGTCGGCGACCTGTTCGGCGCCGGCAAGATGTTCCTGCCTCAGGTGGTGAAGTCCGCCCGCGTGATGAAGAAGGCGGTGGCCTACCTGCTGCCCTTCATCGAGGAGGAGAAGGCCGCCGCGGGCGGCGGGGGCGGCAGCGATTCCGCCGGCCGCGTGCTGATGGCGACCGTGAAGGGCGATGTCCACGACATCGGCAAGAACATCGTCGGCGTCGTGCTCCAGTGCAACAACTTCGAGGTCGTGGATCTGGGCGTGATGGTGCCCTGCGCGAAGATCCTGGAGGAGGCGCGCCGGCACAAGGTGGACATCATCGGCCTGTCCGGCCTGATCACCCCGTCGCTGGACGAGATGGTGTTCGTCGCCAAGGAGATGGCGCGGGAGGGCTTCGACATCCCGCTGCTGATCGGCGGCGCCACCACCAGCAAGGTCCACACCGCCGTGAAGATCGACCCGCACTATGCGGGACCCGTGGTGCATGTGCTGGACGCCAGCCGTGCCGTGGGCGTGGCGCAGAACCTGCTGAGCGCGGACGCGAAGACGGGCTACGCCGGCGGGATCAAGGCCGACTATGCCCGCATGCGCGAAGCGCACGAGCGCAATCAGTACGGCCGCGCCCGCCTGTCCCTGGCGGACGCCCGGGCCAACCGCTTCAGCCCGGACTGGTCGGCCTACGCGCCCGTGCGGCCGGCGGCGCCCGGCGTGACCGTCTTCGAGGATTACGACCTGGCGGAGCTGGCGACCCGCATCGACTGGAAGTTCTTCTTCGAGGCGTGGGAGCTGGCCGGCAGCTTCCCCGCCATCCTGGACGACGAGATCGTGGGCGAGTCCGCGCGCGGCCTGTTCAAGGACGCGCAGGTGATGCTGCAACGGATCATCGGGGAGAAGTGGCTGACCGCCCGCGGCGTGATCGGCCTGTTCCCGGCCAACAGCGTGGGCGACGACGTCGAGATCTACACCGACGAGAGCCGCACCACCGTGCTGACCCGGCTGCACTTCCTGCGCCAGCAGATGGCGCGCGAGCCGGGCCGCGAGCGCGCGCATCTGTGCCTTGCCGACTTCATCGCCCCGAAGCAGAGCGGCGTGCCCGACTGGATCGGCAGCTTCGCCGTCACCGCCGGGCACGGGCTGGAGGAGCGCGCCCGCGCCTTCGAGGCGGCGCACGACGACTACAACGCCATCCTGCTGAAGGCGCTGGGCGACCGGCTGGCCGAGGCCTTCGCCGAGCGGATGCACGAGCGGGTCCGCCGGGAGTTCTGGGCCTACGCCCCGGACGAGACCCTGAGCAACGAAGAGCTGATCGCCGAGGCCTACCGCGGCATCCGCCCCGCGCCGGGCTATCCCGCCTGCCCCGACCACACGGAGAAGGCCACCCTCTGGCGCCTGCTGGACGCGGAGAAGGCCGCCGGCATCAGCCTGACCGAGACCTTCGCCATGATGCCGACGGCCGCCGTCAGCGGCTGGTACATCGCGCATCCCGAGGCGAAGTATTTCGGGCTGGGCAAGATCGAGCGCGACCAGGTGGCCGACTATGCCCGGCGCAAGGGCATGGAGGTGGCGGCCATGGAACGCTGGCTGGCCCCGAACCTGAACTACGACCCCGACGCCGACGCCCGCGCCGCCGCCGCCCCCGCGGCGGCGTGA
- a CDS encoding sensor histidine kinase, which produces MSETDTDPGSTRALLTMLAGQAGRAATGLPAGTDLLLRTILSRIPEGIAIAEAPTAAIRWASDLALDMLGRDVLCSGGDAGAASLPLFRVGDGRPVPAEDQPLTRAVRNGETVTDEEWLLRHADGRLLPVLCNAGPILDRQGGITGGIIAWRDISALRAAEAGVRVGAQRLRSLVGATSSIIWTTDALGRFVEPQQSWERYTGQGWDAHRGFGWVEALHPDDRAAVLDSWTRACAEGAVYRTEGRVRHAESNTYRPFVARGAPVRAADGTVLEWIGTYTDVSARREAERNLEVTLREKDLLLQEMNHRVFNSFQRIATIVSLQSARSADAAVKEHLGKIYHRIQTMGLVHRRLYSGRSVDRIDLGGYLTELCADIQQVMADKDDQWRIEADCDSQPVAIDSAVPLGLVVNELVTNACRHAFERRCPGLVQVAFRQTPDGFLLSVADDGCGLPDPIPAPQGALGMLLIRSLVGQLEGSLSVDRAGPGTCFRIALPRTSLVR; this is translated from the coding sequence ATGAGCGAGACCGATACCGACCCCGGATCCACCCGGGCTCTGCTGACGATGCTGGCGGGACAGGCCGGCAGGGCCGCGACCGGCCTGCCGGCCGGGACGGACCTTCTTCTGCGGACGATCCTGTCCCGGATTCCGGAGGGCATCGCCATCGCCGAGGCTCCCACGGCCGCGATCCGCTGGGCCAGCGATCTTGCCCTGGACATGCTGGGCCGCGACGTCCTGTGCTCCGGCGGTGACGCCGGGGCGGCATCCCTGCCGCTGTTCCGGGTCGGCGACGGCCGCCCCGTTCCTGCCGAGGACCAGCCGCTGACCCGCGCCGTGCGCAACGGGGAGACGGTGACGGACGAGGAATGGCTGCTGCGCCATGCCGACGGCCGGCTGCTGCCGGTGCTCTGCAACGCCGGCCCGATCCTGGACCGGCAGGGCGGCATCACCGGCGGTATCATCGCCTGGCGCGACATCAGCGCCCTGCGCGCGGCCGAGGCCGGCGTGCGGGTCGGGGCGCAGCGGCTGCGCAGCCTGGTCGGCGCCACCAGCTCCATCATCTGGACGACGGACGCGCTGGGCCGTTTCGTGGAGCCGCAGCAGAGCTGGGAGCGCTACACCGGCCAGGGCTGGGACGCGCACCGCGGCTTCGGCTGGGTCGAGGCCCTGCACCCCGACGACCGCGCCGCCGTGCTGGACTCCTGGACCCGGGCCTGCGCCGAGGGGGCGGTCTACCGGACGGAAGGCCGCGTCCGGCACGCGGAGAGCAACACCTATCGTCCCTTCGTCGCCCGCGGGGCGCCGGTGCGCGCGGCGGACGGGACGGTGCTGGAATGGATCGGCACCTATACCGACGTCTCCGCCCGGCGGGAGGCGGAGCGGAATCTGGAGGTGACCCTGCGCGAGAAGGATCTGCTGTTGCAGGAGATGAACCACCGGGTCTTCAACAGCTTCCAGCGCATCGCCACGATCGTCAGCCTGCAGTCCGCCCGCTCCGCCGACGCCGCCGTGAAGGAGCATCTCGGCAAGATCTACCACCGCATCCAGACGATGGGGCTGGTCCACCGCCGTCTCTATTCCGGCCGCTCCGTGGACCGGATCGACCTCGGCGGCTATCTGACGGAGCTGTGCGCCGACATCCAGCAGGTGATGGCGGACAAGGACGATCAGTGGCGCATCGAGGCGGACTGCGACTCCCAGCCGGTTGCCATCGACAGCGCGGTGCCGCTGGGGCTGGTCGTCAACGAACTGGTGACCAACGCCTGCCGCCACGCCTTCGAGCGGCGCTGCCCGGGCCTTGTGCAGGTCGCGTTCCGGCAGACGCCGGACGGTTTTCTCCTGAGCGTCGCCGATGACGGCTGCGGCCTGCCCGACCCGATTCCGGCACCGCAGGGGGCGCTCGGCATGCTGCTGATCCGCAGCCTCGTCGGCCAGCTCGAAGGCAGCCTGAGCGTGGACCGCGCCGGGCCGGGAACCTGCTTCAGGATCGCCCTGCCGCGGACCTCCCTGGTCCGCTGA
- a CDS encoding homocysteine S-methyltransferase family protein produces the protein MTREQRLAKLRGIAARRILVIDGAMGTMIQRHHLDEAGYRGERFKDWPRDVKGNNDLLSLTRPDIIRDIHAQYLAAGADIIETNTFNSTSISLADYGMEALAYELNVAGAKLAREAADAAEAADPSRPRYVAGALGPTNRTASISPVVTDPGFRNVDFDELRGAYAEQTRGLIDGGADVLLVETVFDTLNAKAALFAVEEVLEERGLDLPVMISGTITDRSGRTLSGQTTEAFWNSLRHVRPFSIGLNCALGADLMRPYVQELARVADVPVSAYPNAGLPNEFGGYDETPAQMAQSLHSWAADGLVNIVGGCCGTTPDHIRAIAEAVKDVTPRVPPVPDRAMRLSGLEPFTMAAF, from the coding sequence ATGACCCGGGAGCAACGGTTGGCCAAGCTGCGCGGCATCGCCGCACGGCGCATCCTGGTGATCGACGGGGCGATGGGCACGATGATCCAGCGCCACCATCTGGACGAGGCCGGCTACCGCGGCGAGCGGTTCAAGGACTGGCCGCGCGACGTGAAGGGCAACAACGACCTGCTGAGCCTGACGCGGCCGGACATCATCCGCGACATCCACGCCCAGTATCTCGCGGCCGGCGCCGACATCATCGAGACGAACACCTTCAACTCCACCTCCATCAGCCTCGCCGACTACGGCATGGAGGCGCTGGCCTACGAGCTGAACGTGGCCGGCGCCAAGCTGGCACGGGAGGCGGCGGACGCGGCCGAAGCCGCCGACCCGTCCCGCCCCCGCTATGTCGCCGGCGCCCTGGGGCCGACCAACCGCACCGCCAGCATCAGCCCGGTGGTGACCGACCCCGGCTTCCGCAACGTGGATTTCGACGAGCTGCGCGGCGCCTATGCCGAGCAGACCCGCGGCCTGATCGACGGCGGGGCCGACGTCCTGCTGGTCGAAACCGTGTTCGACACGCTGAACGCCAAGGCGGCCCTGTTCGCCGTGGAGGAGGTGCTGGAGGAGCGCGGCCTGGACCTGCCGGTGATGATCTCCGGCACCATCACGGACCGCTCCGGCCGCACCCTCTCCGGCCAGACGACGGAAGCCTTCTGGAACAGCCTGCGCCATGTGCGGCCGTTCAGCATCGGGCTGAACTGCGCCCTGGGGGCGGACCTGATGCGCCCCTACGTGCAGGAGCTGGCGCGCGTGGCGGACGTGCCCGTCTCCGCCTACCCCAACGCCGGCCTGCCCAACGAGTTCGGCGGCTACGACGAGACGCCGGCGCAGATGGCGCAGTCCCTGCATTCCTGGGCGGCGGACGGGCTGGTCAACATCGTCGGCGGCTGCTGCGGCACGACGCCGGATCACATCCGCGCCATCGCCGAGGCGGTGAAGGACGTCACCCCGCGCGTGCCGCCGGTGCCGGACCGGGCGATGCGCCTGTCCGGCCTGGAGCCCTTCACCATGGCGGCGTTCTGA
- a CDS encoding DUF2188 domain-containing protein — MKNAHHVIPSADGSWNVRRSGAARASRRFDSQADAIRYATDKARKAQGELYIHRRDGVVVGRDSFGPAR; from the coding sequence ATGAAGAACGCCCACCACGTCATCCCTTCGGCGGACGGAAGCTGGAATGTCCGGCGGTCCGGGGCAGCGCGCGCCTCCCGTCGGTTCGACAGCCAGGCCGATGCGATCCGTTATGCCACCGACAAGGCCCGCAAGGCGCAGGGCGAGCTGTACATCCATCGCCGTGACGGCGTGGTCGTCGGCCGCGACAGCTTCGGTCCGGCCCGGTAG
- a CDS encoding beta/gamma crystallin-related protein, with product MRSLLAGVALAMWAGSAAAGSITLFSEADFRGERTTLRYAIGNLAEYPPWNDRARSLVVSSGTWEVCRHKNFKDCTVLRAGSRVGDLGQIGMFRQISSLRELDAYGRRDDRWDDRWNDRPRYGWNDPSPPPPPWGWGPPRHDDGIHWDDDRSGGLSRCQAKVYEGFVDRFGYRARASFSGRPDDGTIWWNREAWRFRCSNGRVHIWQ from the coding sequence ATGCGCAGTCTCTTGGCCGGTGTGGCCCTGGCGATGTGGGCGGGATCGGCCGCCGCCGGCTCGATCACGCTCTTTTCCGAGGCCGACTTCCGCGGCGAGCGCACGACGCTCCGCTACGCTATCGGGAATCTGGCCGAGTATCCGCCCTGGAACGACCGCGCCCGGTCACTGGTCGTCAGCTCCGGAACCTGGGAAGTCTGCCGCCACAAGAATTTCAAGGACTGCACCGTGCTGCGCGCCGGATCGCGGGTGGGCGATCTGGGCCAGATCGGCATGTTCCGCCAGATCTCCTCCCTGCGCGAGCTGGACGCCTACGGCCGGCGTGACGACCGCTGGGATGATCGCTGGAACGACCGGCCGCGCTACGGCTGGAACGACCCGTCGCCGCCCCCGCCGCCCTGGGGCTGGGGGCCGCCGCGGCACGATGACGGCATCCACTGGGACGACGACCGCTCCGGCGGCCTGAGCCGCTGTCAGGCCAAGGTGTACGAAGGCTTCGTGGACCGTTTCGGCTACCGTGCCCGCGCCAGCTTCTCCGGCCGGCCGGACGACGGCACGATCTGGTGGAACCGGGAGGCCTGGCGCTTCCGATGCAGCAACGGCCGCGTTCACATCTGGCAGTGA
- a CDS encoding DUF2141 domain-containing protein, which yields MTAGGSSSGERRTGALPAAALLLTAGALATGALSAGLAPAASATQLSLTVTNLATLPDGGRGEVLVQVFDSAEAYGRGTGPVAQARLRPEGDRLTAPLADLPPGRYLIRVIQDLNGNARLDTGFLGIPREPFGFSNDAIGSMGPPSFEAAAIPVGDQPVTAAIALRR from the coding sequence ATGACGGCGGGCGGTTCCTCCAGCGGTGAACGGCGGACCGGCGCTCTGCCGGCTGCGGCCCTGCTGCTGACGGCGGGAGCGCTGGCGACGGGAGCACTGTCGGCGGGGCTGGCGCCCGCGGCCTCCGCGACGCAGCTCAGCCTGACCGTCACCAACCTCGCCACGCTGCCCGACGGCGGCCGCGGCGAGGTGCTGGTGCAGGTGTTCGACAGCGCCGAGGCCTATGGCCGTGGCACCGGCCCCGTGGCACAGGCGCGTCTGCGGCCCGAGGGCGACCGGCTGACGGCCCCCCTGGCCGACCTGCCGCCCGGCCGTTACCTGATCCGGGTGATCCAGGACCTGAACGGCAATGCCCGGCTGGATACCGGATTCCTGGGTATCCCGCGGGAACCGTTCGGCTTCAGCAACGATGCCATCGGCAGCATGGGACCGCCGTCCTTCGAGGCGGCGGCCATCCCGGTCGGCGACCAGCCGGTCACGGCAGCCATCGCCCTGCGGCGGTGA
- a CDS encoding FitA-like ribbon-helix-helix domain-containing protein yields the protein MDTRIVLEIDEDLRNRLSLRASAHGRTLEEEAKAILQADRELPDDDPSLPTGTRIVRLFSGSGTGFREGELEELRSDPAPAARSGE from the coding sequence ATGGATACGCGCATCGTGCTGGAGATCGATGAAGATCTCCGCAATCGCCTCTCCCTGAGGGCGTCGGCCCATGGGCGGACCCTGGAGGAAGAGGCGAAGGCGATCCTCCAGGCTGACCGGGAACTGCCCGATGACGATCCGTCGCTCCCCACGGGGACCCGCATCGTGCGTCTGTTCTCCGGTTCCGGAACCGGCTTCCGGGAGGGGGAGCTTGAAGAGCTGAGGAGCGATCCGGCGCCGGCCGCAAGGTCCGGTGAGTGA
- a CDS encoding type II toxin-antitoxin system VapC family toxin: MIVLDTNVLSAVMAERADAAVAAWLDRYPPDGLCLTAITILEVRHGLGRLPAGRRRTLLERRFGDLRGLLGGVLPFDDVAAEEAGRLMAVRRSRGITVGLMDMQIAGICRAQGHALATRNTRDFADCGIPLLDPWAD, translated from the coding sequence GTGATCGTCCTCGACACCAACGTCCTCTCCGCCGTGATGGCGGAGAGGGCCGATGCGGCCGTGGCTGCCTGGCTGGACAGGTATCCCCCCGACGGGCTCTGCCTGACGGCGATCACCATCCTTGAAGTGCGGCATGGGCTGGGCCGGTTACCGGCCGGGCGCCGCAGGACGCTGCTGGAGCGGCGGTTCGGCGATCTCCGGGGGCTGCTCGGTGGCGTCCTGCCGTTCGACGACGTTGCCGCGGAGGAAGCGGGCCGGCTGATGGCGGTGCGCCGCTCCAGGGGGATCACCGTCGGGCTGATGGACATGCAGATCGCGGGCATCTGCCGTGCCCAGGGGCATGCCCTGGCCACGCGCAACACGCGCGATTTCGCGGACTGCGGCATCCCCCTCCTCGATCCGTGGGCGGACTGA
- a CDS encoding VacJ family lipoprotein produces the protein MPIPHPIRLVAAALLTGALLSGCASNRTDDRPGGAAPADGTLSASTSAPASLTVPPGGGAPADTRSVNDPLEPLNRGIFWFNEAVDTVLIRPLAVIYKTVLPDPVQVGVRNVLQNLRAPLDLTNQLLQGDWDGAGTVTQRFVINSTVGLAGLIDVAAKNGLPYEYESFDQTLAVWGLPEGPYLVLPLLGPSSLRDGPALFAETLADPWNNYANNTGEEWFPYVRYGLAAVDTRAGYIDVIDDLKANSFDYYAAMRSLYRQRRDNWIRDGAPAPDQYPDIPDYED, from the coding sequence ATGCCGATCCCGCATCCGATCAGGCTTGTCGCCGCCGCCCTTCTGACGGGCGCGCTGCTGAGCGGGTGCGCGTCGAACCGGACGGATGACCGGCCGGGCGGCGCAGCACCGGCCGACGGCACCCTGTCCGCGTCCACCTCGGCGCCCGCATCCCTGACCGTTCCGCCGGGCGGCGGGGCGCCGGCCGACACGCGGTCCGTCAACGATCCGCTGGAGCCACTGAACCGCGGCATCTTCTGGTTCAACGAGGCGGTGGACACGGTGCTGATCCGGCCGCTGGCGGTGATCTACAAGACCGTGCTGCCGGACCCGGTGCAGGTGGGCGTGCGCAACGTGCTCCAGAACCTGCGGGCGCCGCTGGACCTGACCAACCAGCTCCTGCAAGGCGACTGGGACGGGGCGGGAACCGTCACCCAGCGGTTCGTCATCAACAGCACGGTAGGGCTGGCCGGGCTGATCGACGTGGCGGCGAAGAACGGGCTTCCCTACGAGTATGAGAGTTTCGACCAGACGCTGGCCGTCTGGGGCCTGCCGGAGGGCCCGTATCTGGTGCTGCCGCTGCTGGGTCCGTCCTCCCTGCGGGACGGCCCGGCCCTGTTCGCGGAGACACTGGCCGATCCCTGGAACAACTACGCGAACAACACCGGCGAAGAGTGGTTTCCCTATGTCCGGTACGGGCTGGCCGCCGTGGACACCCGGGCCGGCTATATCGACGTGATCGACGATCTGAAGGCGAACAGCTTCGACTACTATGCCGCGATGCGGTCACTTTATCGCCAACGACGGGACAACTGGATCCGCGACGGTGCGCCGGCGCCCGACCAGTATCCCGACATTCCGGACTATGAGGACTGA